The region CAGTTGCTTCGTCAAACTCACGTTCATCATGCTTACTGGCTCCGTGGTTCAACCCACGTCAGCGCCGCCGTTTGTGCCGGTAACGCCGTGGGCGTGGGGGTTGTACTGACCACTCGGTTCGGGGCGGATGCCCTGCCGTTCAGGCGTGCCAGCTTGCCGCTCACGATGGATTTATACCGAGCAGCGGGCGCACCGCCGGCGGGATGGTGATAACACCCGGCGGCAACCAGCCAGCTCCCAGGGTTGCGGTCATAGCATTCCCGCAGGATGGCCGCCGCCGCGTTGAGATTGGTGTACGGATCAAACGCCGCCCAGGTCGAGGTGAAGTGATGGCCGTTCCAGCCCAGATTGACCTGGGCAATCCCGACATCGATGCGTTTGCGAGGATGTGTTTTCAAAAAGCGCTGCAACGCTTCCCAGACCTGCAGGCGGCTGGCGTAGCGATACCCTTTGCCGGCAACGTTGATGGTCCAGGGCCAGGGACGCTCAACATCCGGGGCCGGCCCGGTCCCGCGGGTCACCGAGATGATGCTTTTCGGCGCCATTGATGTCTCGGCCAGCGCCACCGAATACAGGGATTCCGGAGGAACTCCGTGACGCAGCGCCACCTCCCGATAGCCGGAAGGGACCTGCTGGGTAGCAGCATGAACGGCTCCTCCCCCCACAGAGGAGAGGAAGGCAAACAGGGGCAATAGCCCCCGGGTCAGAACGCGGCGAGTGTCCATCCGTTTTCCCCTTGTTGCAGCACCACGGGCATCAGGCCGTTGCCGAACTTCATCCAGCGGCCACCGTCATGATTGAGCGTGATTTGACGTGCGCGCACCTTGTCGATGGGAATGTGATGCGCCCGGGCCCAGTCACGCAGCAGGCTGTCATTGCCCTTGCTGTCGACCAGGTAAATGTCGACCGGCCGGTTATCTGCCAGCACCGCCGCCAGCCGAGCATCACACTGACCGCAGTCCTTCGCTTTCACGAACAGCGCCAGTCGCCCACCGGTGTCATGGGCAATACCCGCCGCATTCCCCATGTTGACCGGCAGCACACCAAGGCGCTGCCAGGCCGCATCCACCTCACGCTGGAACCTGAGTTCTTTCTCGGTGCGGGCGAACTCCTGCTTTACCCACTGCTCGGCGTACTTTTTACGCTCGGCATCGCTCTGTGCCTCGATGCCAAGGGCAGTTAACGGATCAAGCCCCGGAGACTGCGTCCCGCGAGGGCCATCCATCAACTGCTGATAACGCTGGTATTCCTCCCCACTGAGCCCCCACTGCCTGCCCTGCTGCGCCGTCTTGTTGGCCTGGCTCTGCTGAATCTCGCTCAGAGTTGACTGGCTGTTCTCGATGGCCGTCTGCTGCGCCGCCTGTGATAACGGGCTCAGTAGCATCAGGGAAATCACGCTGTATTTCAGTTTCATCACGCTCTCCTTATTGGGCGCTGACGGTCTGCAGGCGGCCGTTCACACGAAACGTCGCCTGCCCGTAGCCGGCACTGACCAGGGTCCAGCCGGCGACCGACTCCCCTTCCCCGATTAACCGCACCTGCGACAAATCACTGAACCCCTGCGGCGCCACGGCAGCAAAGGCCGACGTCCCACGCTGCTCCACCCCGGTCAGCACGAATGGCGCCTTGCGCGCCACACGGTGTACTGCATTACGCGGGGAAGATTTAATCGGCGTAGGTTTGTGCTTTGGGGTGATTTTGGCTGTCGCGGATGGTGCTACGGGTACGGACGTTGATGGCGCCACAGTCGGTGCCGGCTTTTCAGTTGCTGACTTTTTCACGGACTCAATGCTGTCTTTCAGCGCATTCAGCTCAACCTGTTGAGCCTGCAGCTGCTGCGCAAGTTTTTCCGGTAACCCATTGGTTAGCGTCAGCGCCCCAACCTGTCGCGTGAGCGATTCCTGGCGTTCAGCCAGGCTTTTAAGCTGTTTAGCCTGCGTCTGCACCACATCGGCCATAGAGTTCATGCCATCCTGCGGCGCCAGTGCTTTCTGTGCCTGCTCAAGCTGGGCAATACGCTGGTCGACATGGTTGATAGCCCCTGTACCGACGAGGCCAGCAACCAGGACGACAACGACGCCAGCCGTTGCCCCCCAAAAGGTTTGGCTTCGCAGCAACCCTTTTTTTGCCGACGTCATCGGCACCATTTCGTCATTATGCTCTGTCATTTTTTCAACCACCCGCCGGTTGCCGGTACCGCGTTAACGGCTTGAGGTGCAATGACCGTCGCAGCAGGACCTGCTGAAACCGCCCTGGCTGGCGCCACCGTCACCGGCGGCAGCTGTGTCGCCGGCAACTGATACCCGTCGCGCAGACTGTGGCAGACAACACGTTGCACGTCGTCTACCTCGAGCTGCCACGCGGGGCCTGCCAGTACCTGCAGCGCGGTACGCAAACGCATCGGCCCCAGTTGGTACTGCACCGCCGGCAACGCCTGGCGGTACAACACGCCGTTTGCCGGTCCGGTCGCGCACAGGGAATAGCCCGACTGGCGCAGCGCATAACGCAATGCATCAGCAACCGTCGGTTTTACTGACGCCGGAATACGGATATCGATGATTTGCGAAAGCGGATCACGCTGAACGGCCGCCGGATCAGTGCTGACCAGTAAATAACGGTCGTAGCGCACCACCTCAGGCGCCTGCCCGTAGGCATCCGGGCTGACCGGCTGAACATTGCGGTTGACGGTGACGGGCGGCGTAACAGGGGAAATATCGCGCTGCTGCAGAGGCTGCTGAGTAACGCACCCGGTCAGCATCAGTGCTGCCAGGGAAGAGGCGAGAAATGTTTTTTTCATCCGGAAGGTTTCCTGTTCAGTGACAATTGACAGGTGTCACTGTGCGGTTACCGTCCGGGACGCTCAATTAACAACTCTTTATTGCTATTCAAAAAAAACGCCAACCCGAAGGTCAGCGTTTAGTGTCAGAAGACGAGGAACAACATCAGGATAATGAAGGTGTACGAGTAATGCCTTTCGCTCCCATCAACAACCCTTCCGTACTTAAGTCCTCATCCAGATCTGGCCAGTGTATACCCATTCCAGCCCCGCAGAGTTCCCAGTTTTCCCGTTGCGCCGGCGTACCGGCCGCAAGCCGGGGATACCAGGCTAACGGTGCCGAAATAGTTCGGCCATCCATCAAATCAACCGACAAACGGTCATCATCGATGCGGACATTCATTACACGCAGATCATTTTCATTGCGTAAAGTAAGCATCCCAGGCCTCCTGTAAAATTGTCCGATGTTCAGTCACCAGACGCTGCAGTATACGCAGTTCATGTGATGCAAATCCCACACTACGCGCAATACTGACATCATGTAACCATATTTTAGCGGTTGCATTGCCCTTATCAATATGGACATGCGCCGGTTCGTTAGGTTCATGACTGTAAAAGTAAAAGTAAAAGCGAAAGCCACCTACTCTAAGTATTGTCGGCATAATGTCTCCCGACGATCACAAAGCGTAAATGGCTGATTTTGCGATACCATAACCAAACCCGTTGGGTAGGGCACGTGCGCCCAGAACGGGATAGCCGTTGCCCCCCCACCGAACCGTACGTGCACATTTCTGTGCATACGGCTCTCCATTGGATCAAACAAAGCTTCTTCGGTCTGGCAGTGTTCCTCTGTGAAGGTTGACGTGACAGGTCCGGCAGATCACTAATGTTTTCCTGTTACGGGCAATCATCAGCTTCTTCCAGTTATCTGTACCCGACTTGATATCCTTAAGTTTCCTCACATGGTGGACTTCAAAAGGACCGGTTCTGGTACCGCAATATTCACATTGGCATGCAGCCATCCTGTCCAGCAATTCAGTTCTACCAGAATATTTATGCGTGTTCGGCAATATATCCGGTGAACTGTGTTTTGGCGCACTCCTGTTTTTGAGTCTAAATACCTCCAACTCATATACCTTTCCATTACGATTTTCCCGATAAACATACCTGCCATCCGCTTGCCTTAACCGCCGCGCGATTTTGGTGCGTGAAATCCGATGTTTACCTGCCAGCGTCTTATAAAGACTATTTTCCCATATCCAATGCAACTTATTGAGATAGAGAACGGGGGTAAGATTGTAGTAATTCGCATAGCCGCGCATTTCGGCGTTGTACTGACCAATTATTTCATAGTCAGACATGTGCATCATTGCTGGCCGACCAGCACTATTACCATATCCGCCATCGTAATTCCCATAGCCACGTAGAGAGCAGAATTTCAGGATTCTTTCCCTCGGTACACCCAGATGGACGTGTTCCGTTATCGTACGTTTTACCGCATGAGTTTTACTTCCATCTGCATTAAGCCCTACAACACATTTGACCTGTTTGCTTTCACGGCGTGTTTTAATTTCATAACCGAGAAAAGTGAATCCTTTCTTTGGGTCAATAATGCCGGATTTCTCTTTTGATATTTCCAGATGAAGTTCAGTTTCAACAAAATTGACAACCTCTTTCATTATCTTTTTTGCCTCATTTTTACTTCCTGTCACACCAATCAGAAAATCATCAGCATATCGAACATACCGCATTCTTTTGAATTCAGAATCATCCATAATAACACTAGATAGTGTGCGCAATTTTTTCTCCAGTTCATCCGCTTCATGTCTCCATTTTTGGATTTTCTGCTCATCAGCAGGCATTCCGGAAGCGCCGAAACCTTGCCTGATCCATTTAATACGATTTGCTCGGTTCTGTAGTGCTCTTTTGTATATGGGATTGGGTTTCCTCCGTCCCCCTTTGCCGAACTCGCTGATTCTATTTTTCATAAACTCATCAAGTTCATGGAGAAATACATTGGCAAGAATAGGGGAGATAATACCACCTTGCGGTGTCCCGCTATGGGTGCCAAAGTAACGCCAGTTGTCCAGATAGCCAGCCTTCAGGAACTTCTTGAGAAGCGCCAGAAATTTGTTATCAGCGATCCGCTTACTCAGGAATTTCAGCAGCAGATCGTGGTCAATGTTGTCGAAGTAACCTTTGATATCAACATCACATACCCATTTTGTTCCTTTCCAACGGTTTCTGATTTCTTTTAATGCAGAATGACAGGAACGTTTAGGCCTGAATCCATAGCTCCAGTCGCTAAAAACCGGTTCATAGATTTCTTCCAGTAACATTCTCATTACTTCCTGTATTAACTTATCGTCTCCAGTTGGAATACCTAATGGACGTTTCTTTCCATTCGGTTTTCGGGCATCTTTAGGTATGTGCGTGCGCCTGCAAGGTTTGGGCTTATACGAGCCTGAATTTATAAGCTGAATGAGATTAATAATCCTGTCCACGCTCATTTCATCCATCGTATTATTATTTATTCCTCTCGTCATGGCTCCCTGATTAGAATAAATATTGGCATAGGCCTGTGCCCAAAGATCTTTATTGCTACACATGATTTTGTGCAGCTTCTTGATCTTATAACCTTGTGTACTGGCTTTGTTTATACCACTTAGAGCATTGAGTGTTCTTTGTGATAGCACTGACTATCGAACCTCGCTTCTATTAGTATAGTT is a window of Serratia plymuthica DNA encoding:
- a CDS encoding transglycosylase SLT domain-containing protein; this encodes MDTRRVLTRGLLPLFAFLSSVGGGAVHAATQQVPSGYREVALRHGVPPESLYSVALAETSMAPKSIISVTRGTGPAPDVERPWPWTINVAGKGYRYASRLQVWEALQRFLKTHPRKRIDVGIAQVNLGWNGHHFTSTWAAFDPYTNLNAAAAILRECYDRNPGSWLVAAGCYHHPAGGAPAARYKSIVSGKLARLNGRASAPNRVVSTTPTPTALPAQTAALTWVEPRSQ
- a CDS encoding TIGR03759 family integrating conjugative element protein, with product MKLKYSVISLMLLSPLSQAAQQTAIENSQSTLSEIQQSQANKTAQQGRQWGLSGEEYQRYQQLMDGPRGTQSPGLDPLTALGIEAQSDAERKKYAEQWVKQEFARTEKELRFQREVDAAWQRLGVLPVNMGNAAGIAHDTGGRLALFVKAKDCGQCDARLAAVLADNRPVDIYLVDSKGNDSLLRDWARAHHIPIDKVRARQITLNHDGGRWMKFGNGLMPVVLQQGENGWTLAAF
- a CDS encoding PilL N-terminal domain-containing protein — encoded protein: MKKTFLASSLAALMLTGCVTQQPLQQRDISPVTPPVTVNRNVQPVSPDAYGQAPEVVRYDRYLLVSTDPAAVQRDPLSQIIDIRIPASVKPTVADALRYALRQSGYSLCATGPANGVLYRQALPAVQYQLGPMRLRTALQVLAGPAWQLEVDDVQRVVCHSLRDGYQLPATQLPPVTVAPARAVSAGPAATVIAPQAVNAVPATGGWLKK
- a CDS encoding DUF2442 domain-containing protein produces the protein MLTLRNENDLRVMNVRIDDDRLSVDLMDGRTISAPLAWYPRLAAGTPAQRENWELCGAGMGIHWPDLDEDLSTEGLLMGAKGITRTPSLS
- a CDS encoding DUF4160 domain-containing protein; this translates as MPTILRVGGFRFYFYFYSHEPNEPAHVHIDKGNATAKIWLHDVSIARSVGFASHELRILQRLVTEHRTILQEAWDAYFTQ
- a CDS encoding group II intron reverse transcriptase; its protein translation is MLSQRTLNALSGINKASTQGYKIKKLHKIMCSNKDLWAQAYANIYSNQGAMTRGINNNTMDEMSVDRIINLIQLINSGSYKPKPCRRTHIPKDARKPNGKKRPLGIPTGDDKLIQEVMRMLLEEIYEPVFSDWSYGFRPKRSCHSALKEIRNRWKGTKWVCDVDIKGYFDNIDHDLLLKFLSKRIADNKFLALLKKFLKAGYLDNWRYFGTHSGTPQGGIISPILANVFLHELDEFMKNRISEFGKGGRRKPNPIYKRALQNRANRIKWIRQGFGASGMPADEQKIQKWRHEADELEKKLRTLSSVIMDDSEFKRMRYVRYADDFLIGVTGSKNEAKKIMKEVVNFVETELHLEISKEKSGIIDPKKGFTFLGYEIKTRRESKQVKCVVGLNADGSKTHAVKRTITEHVHLGVPRERILKFCSLRGYGNYDGGYGNSAGRPAMMHMSDYEIIGQYNAEMRGYANYYNLTPVLYLNKLHWIWENSLYKTLAGKHRISRTKIARRLRQADGRYVYRENRNGKVYELEVFRLKNRSAPKHSSPDILPNTHKYSGRTELLDRMAACQCEYCGTRTGPFEVHHVRKLKDIKSGTDNWKKLMIARNRKTLVICRTCHVNLHRGTLPDRRSFV